A DNA window from Staphylococcus warneri contains the following coding sequences:
- the glyA gene encoding serine hydroxymethyltransferase, protein MSYIEKQDKVIFEAIEQEFNRQNNNIELIASENFVSEAVMEAQGSVLTNKYAEGYPGRRYYGGCEFVDVTESVAIDRAKALFGAEHVNVQPHSGSQANMAVYLVALDYGDTVLGMNLSHGGHLTHGSPVNFSGKSYHFVEYGVDKDTELINYDEVRKLAIEHKPKLIVAGASAYSRQIDFKKFKEIADEVGAKLMVDMAHIAGLVAAGLHQNPVEYADFVTTTTHKTLRGPRGGMILCKEEYKKAIDKTMFPGIQGGPLEHVIAAKAVAFGEALHNDFKVYQNQVIKNAKALAEALSKEGFRIVSGGTDNHLIAVDVKGSVNITGKVAEETLDKVGITCNKNTIPFDQEKPFVTSGIRLGTPAATTRGFDETAFEEVAKIISLALKNHEDETKLNEAKSRVLALTEKYPLYQ, encoded by the coding sequence ATGTCTTACATCGAAAAGCAAGATAAAGTAATTTTTGAAGCCATTGAGCAAGAGTTTAATCGACAAAATAATAATATTGAGTTAATTGCATCAGAAAACTTTGTTTCTGAAGCTGTTATGGAAGCACAAGGTTCAGTACTAACTAATAAATATGCAGAGGGCTATCCAGGTCGTCGTTATTATGGTGGTTGTGAGTTTGTTGATGTAACTGAATCAGTTGCCATTGATCGTGCCAAAGCATTATTCGGTGCTGAGCATGTAAATGTGCAGCCACATTCAGGATCTCAGGCAAACATGGCTGTATATTTAGTAGCGTTAGACTATGGAGATACAGTTTTAGGTATGAATTTAAGCCATGGTGGTCATTTAACTCATGGATCTCCAGTGAATTTTAGTGGTAAATCATATCATTTTGTTGAATATGGCGTAGATAAAGATACAGAACTTATTAATTATGATGAAGTACGTAAGTTAGCCATTGAACATAAACCTAAATTAATCGTTGCAGGGGCATCTGCTTATTCACGACAAATTGATTTTAAAAAATTCAAAGAAATCGCTGATGAAGTAGGCGCTAAATTAATGGTTGATATGGCACACATTGCAGGGTTAGTAGCAGCAGGTTTACATCAAAATCCTGTCGAATATGCTGACTTTGTTACGACAACAACACATAAAACTTTACGTGGACCACGTGGTGGGATGATTCTTTGTAAAGAAGAATACAAAAAGGCAATTGATAAAACAATGTTCCCAGGAATCCAAGGCGGACCACTTGAGCATGTGATTGCTGCAAAAGCAGTTGCTTTCGGTGAAGCGTTACACAATGATTTCAAAGTATATCAAAATCAAGTAATTAAAAATGCAAAAGCATTGGCAGAAGCATTATCTAAAGAAGGTTTTAGAATTGTATCAGGTGGAACTGATAATCATCTTATAGCTGTTGATGTTAAAGGTTCTGTGAATATCACAGGTAAAGTAGCAGAAGAAACACTTGATAAAGTTGGTATCACTTGTAATAAAAATACTATTCCATTTGATCAAGAGAAACCTTTTGTGACAAGTGGTATTAGATTAGGAACACCAGCAGCCACTACACGTGGTTTTGATGAAACAGCATTTGAAGAGGTTGCAAAAATCATTAGCTTAGCATTAAAAAATCATGAGGATGAAACTAAGTTAAATGAAGCAAAATCACGTGTTTTAGCGTTAACTGAAAAATATCCTTTATATCAATAA
- the upp gene encoding uracil phosphoribosyltransferase codes for MSKVHVFDHPLIQHKLSYIREAHTGTKEFRELVDEVGMLMAYEVTRDLELQDVEIETPVTKMTAKRLAGKKLAIVPILRAGLGMTEGILSLVPAARVGHIGLYRDPETLEAVEYFSKMPQDIDEREIIVVDPMLATGASAIEAITSLKNKGAKNIRFMCLIAAPEGVEKMKEAHDDVDIYIAALDEKLNDKAYITPGLGDAGDRLFGTK; via the coding sequence ATGAGTAAAGTACATGTATTTGATCACCCATTAATTCAACACAAATTAAGTTATATTCGCGAGGCTCATACTGGCACAAAGGAATTTAGAGAACTTGTTGATGAAGTTGGTATGCTTATGGCTTACGAAGTAACAAGAGATCTAGAGTTACAAGATGTCGAAATTGAAACACCTGTAACTAAAATGACAGCTAAACGTTTAGCGGGTAAAAAATTAGCAATTGTACCTATATTAAGAGCTGGATTAGGTATGACAGAAGGTATTTTAAGTTTAGTTCCGGCAGCTAGAGTAGGACATATTGGACTTTATAGAGATCCAGAAACACTTGAAGCGGTAGAATACTTCTCTAAAATGCCTCAAGATATTGATGAGCGTGAAATTATTGTTGTTGATCCTATGTTAGCAACAGGAGCTTCGGCGATTGAGGCTATCACGTCATTAAAAAATAAAGGTGCCAAAAATATTCGTTTTATGTGCTTAATTGCAGCGCCTGAAGGTGTAGAAAAAATGAAAGAAGCACATGATGATGTTGATATTTATATTGCTGCTTTAGATGAGAAACTTAATGATAAAGCTTATATCACACCAGGTTTAGGTGACGCGGGAGATAGATTATTCGGCACTAAATAG
- the wecB gene encoding non-hydrolyzing UDP-N-acetylglucosamine 2-epimerase — MTIFGTRPEAIKMAPLVKAIENDNQLEVCVVVTAQHREMLDSVLNTFDIQPDYDLNIMKEGQTLSEITSKAMMELESIIKRINPDMVLVHGDTATTFSGSLAAFYNQVPIGHVEAGLRSFDKYSPYPEEMNRQMVGVLSDIHFAPTSNAQKHLLDEGKKKSSVVVTGNTAIDALNYTVNEDYQSEILEKHKNKKILLLTAHRRENLGEPMENIFKAVRKLADEDESLVVVYPVHMNPTVRGIAQKILGNHERIELIEPLDVLDFHNFAKQAYLILTDSGGIQEEAPSLHKPVLVLRDNTERPEGVDAGTLKVVGTSLDNVYKETKHLLEDQQAYQRMCNAKNPYGDGKSSERIVNHIKYYFNLTNEKPKDFNQ, encoded by the coding sequence ATGACAATCTTTGGGACTAGGCCGGAAGCTATCAAGATGGCGCCGCTAGTCAAAGCAATAGAAAATGATAACCAATTAGAAGTATGTGTAGTCGTTACAGCACAACATAGAGAAATGTTAGATTCTGTATTAAACACATTTGATATACAACCTGATTATGACTTAAATATCATGAAAGAGGGTCAAACACTTTCAGAAATTACATCTAAAGCTATGATGGAGTTAGAGTCAATAATCAAACGTATTAACCCTGATATGGTATTAGTTCATGGAGATACAGCAACTACATTTTCAGGAAGTTTAGCGGCATTTTATAATCAAGTACCGATTGGTCATGTAGAAGCAGGTTTGAGAAGTTTTGACAAATATTCACCTTATCCTGAGGAAATGAATAGACAAATGGTAGGTGTACTATCTGATATTCATTTTGCACCTACCTCAAATGCTCAAAAGCATCTGTTGGATGAAGGTAAGAAAAAGTCTTCGGTTGTAGTGACAGGTAATACTGCAATTGACGCTTTGAATTATACAGTTAATGAGGATTATCAATCTGAGATACTTGAAAAGCACAAAAACAAGAAAATTTTGTTATTAACTGCTCATCGTAGAGAGAACCTTGGAGAGCCAATGGAAAATATCTTTAAAGCTGTCCGAAAACTTGCTGACGAAGATGAATCATTAGTTGTTGTATATCCAGTGCATATGAATCCTACAGTTAGAGGTATCGCTCAGAAAATTTTAGGGAATCATGAAAGAATAGAACTCATTGAACCATTAGATGTGTTAGATTTTCATAATTTTGCTAAACAAGCATATTTAATTCTTACAGATTCTGGTGGTATCCAAGAAGAGGCACCTTCATTACACAAACCAGTATTAGTATTAAGAGACAATACTGAGAGACCTGAAGGCGTTGATGCGGGCACTTTAAAAGTAGTTGGTACTTCATTAGATAATGTTTATAAAGAAACTAAACACTTATTAGAAGATCAACAAGCCTACCAACGTATGTGCAATGCTAAAAATCCATACGGAGATGGTAAATCTTCAGAAAGAATAGTGAATCATATTAAGTATTATTTTAATTTAACAAATGAAAAACCAAAAGATTTTAATCAATAA
- a CDS encoding ATP synthase subunit I, translating into MGRFYIIFKQYIQYYLYLLILLGILYLFSPHPFLLGLIIGTCGSLINTYIFESYLFHAQKADSNHISTGNMWRYLVAIVVCSIWFFFKDYINIIGVLIGLMISYIVIICRPLLNRE; encoded by the coding sequence ATGGGTCGTTTCTACATCATTTTCAAACAATATATACAATATTATCTTTATTTATTGATATTATTAGGTATATTGTATCTCTTTTCACCCCATCCATTTTTACTTGGATTGATTATTGGTACATGTGGATCTTTAATTAATACATACATCTTTGAGAGTTATTTATTCCACGCACAGAAAGCAGATTCTAATCATATATCTACAGGCAACATGTGGAGATATTTAGTTGCTATAGTTGTGTGTTCAATTTGGTTTTTCTTTAAAGATTACATCAATATCATTGGGGTGTTAATAGGGCTAATGATTTCTTATATTGTAATCATATGTCGCCCTCTACTTAATAGGGAGTAA
- the atpB gene encoding F0F1 ATP synthase subunit A yields the protein MDHKHPIVSWDVFGFDLVFNMASVMMVLITAVIVFLLAIICTRNLKKRPTGKQNFIEWIFDFVRGIIEGNMAWKKGGHFHFLAVTLILYIFIANMLGLPFSIVTKDHYLWWKSPTADATVTLTLSTTVILLTHFYGIKMRGTKNYFKGYVQPFWPLAIINVFEEFTSTLTLGLRLYGNIFAGELLLSLLAGLVTNQPAWGWIIGIPGLIVWQGFSIFVGSIQAYIFIMLSMVYMSHKVADGH from the coding sequence ATGGATCATAAACATCCGATAGTAAGTTGGGATGTTTTCGGCTTTGACCTTGTTTTTAACATGGCAAGTGTAATGATGGTGCTAATTACTGCAGTTATCGTTTTTCTATTAGCTATTATTTGCACACGTAATCTGAAGAAACGACCAACTGGCAAACAAAACTTCATTGAATGGATTTTTGACTTTGTTAGAGGAATCATTGAAGGTAATATGGCATGGAAAAAAGGTGGACATTTTCACTTCTTAGCAGTGACTTTAATTTTATACATCTTTATTGCAAATATGCTAGGTTTACCATTCTCAATTGTAACTAAAGACCACTATTTATGGTGGAAATCACCAACAGCTGATGCAACAGTTACATTGACATTGTCTACTACAGTAATTCTTTTAACACATTTTTATGGAATTAAAATGCGTGGTACGAAGAATTATTTTAAAGGATACGTTCAACCTTTTTGGCCACTTGCAATTATAAACGTCTTTGAAGAATTCACTTCAACCTTAACACTTGGACTACGTTTATATGGTAATATCTTTGCAGGTGAGTTACTACTTAGCCTATTAGCTGGACTTGTAACAAATCAACCAGCTTGGGGTTGGATTATTGGTATTCCAGGTTTAATTGTTTGGCAAGGATTCTCAATCTTTGTAGGTTCAATCCAAGCATATATCTTCATTATGCTTTCAATGGTTTACATGTCACATAAAGTGGCAGATGGACACTAA
- the atpE gene encoding F0F1 ATP synthase subunit C has protein sequence MNLIAAAIAIGLSALGAGIGNGLIVSRTVEGVARQPEARGQLMGIMFIGVGLVEALPIIGVVIAFMTFAG, from the coding sequence ATGAATTTAATCGCAGCGGCAATCGCAATTGGTTTATCAGCATTAGGTGCAGGTATCGGTAACGGTCTTATCGTATCTAGAACAGTAGAAGGTGTAGCACGTCAACCAGAAGCTCGTGGTCAATTAATGGGTATTATGTTCATTGGTGTTGGTTTAGTTGAGGCTTTACCTATCATCGGTGTTGTAATTGCATTCATGACATTTGCTGGATAA